One Sulfurimonas sp. genomic window carries:
- the fliP gene encoding flagellar type III secretion system pore protein FliP (The bacterial flagellar biogenesis protein FliP forms a type III secretion system (T3SS)-type pore required for flagellar assembly.), whose amino-acid sequence MFRFFLLILVLGIIPIFGAEAVAIPTMNFELSAPNSPQQLVSSLNVLVLLTLLFLAPSMVLVMTTFTRFVIVFGFLRQALGTQQVPPTQLLVMLAMILTFFVMEPVGKKAYDEGIKPYVEKKIGYEEAFDKTTLPFKNFMIRNTREKDLALFFRIRKMENPASIADVPLSIVIPAFVISELKTAFEIGFLLFLPFLVIDMVVASILMSMGMMMLPPIMIALPFKILVFVLIDGWSLLIGNLIASVK is encoded by the coding sequence ATGTTTAGATTTTTTTTATTGATTTTAGTGTTGGGCATAATCCCGATTTTCGGAGCGGAAGCAGTAGCTATTCCTACTATGAATTTTGAGCTTTCGGCTCCAAACTCTCCGCAGCAGCTTGTCAGCTCTTTAAATGTGCTTGTTCTTTTAACGCTGCTCTTTTTGGCACCGAGCATGGTTCTTGTTATGACGACTTTTACAAGATTTGTCATAGTTTTTGGTTTTTTGCGTCAAGCACTCGGTACGCAACAAGTTCCTCCTACGCAGCTTTTGGTAATGCTTGCCATGATTTTAACCTTTTTTGTTATGGAGCCGGTCGGCAAAAAAGCTTATGATGAGGGAATAAAACCTTATGTGGAGAAAAAAATAGGCTATGAAGAAGCCTTTGACAAAACTACTCTGCCGTTTAAAAATTTTATGATTAGAAACACGAGAGAAAAAGATTTGGCTCTATTTTTTAGAATCAGAAAAATGGAAAATCCTGCAAGTATTGCGGATGTGCCTCTCTCCATTGTCATTCCCGCATTTGTTATAAGCGAGCTAAAAACTGCTTTTGAGATAGGCTTTTTGCTGTTTTTGCCGTTTTTGGTAATCGATATGGTCGTAGCGTCCATACTTATGTCGATGGGTATGATGATGTTGCCGCCTATTATGATAGCGCTCCCCTTTAAGATACTCGTATTTGTTCTTATAGACGGATGGAGTCTGCTTATCGGAAACCTGATAGCTTCGGTTAAATAG
- the glmU gene encoding bifunctional UDP-N-acetylglucosamine diphosphorylase/glucosamine-1-phosphate N-acetyltransferase GlmU encodes MHKNQISIVILAAGKGSRMKSAKAKVLHTICGKEMLYHIIKSSRMISDDITVVVAHQKESVIKQMSLYFDDINFVVQDDINFPGTGGAMKNICTKNEKVLVLNGDMPLITPQSLYGFLKSDSDVVMSVFDLQNPDGYGRVIIDGGQVQRIVEQKDASVSELQVTTVNAGVYAFSKKILDKYIPLLKNDNAQKEYYLTDVISMARADGLSIAPLLVDEEHFKGINSKLDLSVAEEIMQNRIKANWMNGGVIMQLPSTIYIDEGVVFEGECIVENGCRITGESKIINSHIKAHSVIEDSVVKNSDVGPLAHLRPASNIEDTHIGNFVEIKKSSLKGVKAGHLSYIGDATVDEGTNIGAGVITCNYDGINKHKTTIGKNVFVGSDSQLIAPVTLEDDVMIAAGTTVRSGKILSGELAVSSAKLRVIKDFYYKFFKK; translated from the coding sequence ATGCATAAAAATCAAATAAGCATAGTAATTTTAGCTGCGGGAAAAGGCAGCCGTATGAAATCTGCCAAAGCAAAGGTTTTACACACGATTTGCGGAAAAGAGATGCTATACCACATCATAAAATCATCCCGTATGATAAGCGATGATATAACCGTTGTCGTTGCACACCAAAAAGAGAGTGTTATAAAGCAGATGAGCTTATATTTTGATGATATAAACTTTGTAGTTCAAGATGATATAAACTTTCCCGGAACCGGCGGTGCTATGAAAAATATCTGCACCAAAAATGAAAAAGTACTGGTTTTAAACGGTGATATGCCGCTCATCACACCCCAATCGCTTTACGGTTTTTTAAAGAGCGATTCCGATGTCGTTATGTCTGTTTTTGACCTTCAAAATCCCGACGGATACGGTCGCGTTATCATAGATGGCGGGCAGGTTCAAAGGATAGTCGAACAAAAAGACGCTTCTGTTTCAGAGCTGCAAGTAACAACCGTAAACGCAGGTGTATACGCATTTTCCAAGAAAATATTGGACAAATATATACCGCTGCTAAAAAATGATAATGCTCAAAAAGAGTACTACTTGACCGATGTGATATCTATGGCAAGAGCAGACGGTTTGAGCATCGCTCCGCTTTTGGTTGACGAAGAACACTTTAAGGGGATAAATTCTAAACTTGATTTATCCGTTGCGGAAGAGATTATGCAAAACAGAATCAAGGCAAATTGGATGAACGGCGGTGTTATAATGCAGCTTCCGTCCACTATTTATATCGACGAGGGCGTGGTTTTTGAGGGAGAGTGCATAGTTGAAAACGGATGTCGCATAACGGGAGAGTCTAAAATAATCAACTCTCATATCAAAGCGCACAGCGTTATAGAAGATAGCGTTGTGAAAAACTCGGATGTCGGACCTCTGGCACATCTCCGCCCTGCTTCAAACATAGAAGATACGCATATAGGAAATTTTGTCGAGATTAAAAAATCATCCCTAAAAGGGGTAAAAGCGGGGCATTTAAGCTATATCGGCGATGCCACCGTTGACGAGGGTACTAATATCGGTGCGGGCGTAATAACATGCAACTATGACGGGATAAACAAGCATAAAACTACTATCGGCAAAAATGTATTTGTCGGAAGTGACTCTCAATTAATCGCACCCGTAACACTGGAAGATGATGTAATGATTGCTGCAGGGACAACGGTTAGAAGCGGAAAAATCCTAAGCGGAGAGCTTGCGGTTAGCAGTGCTAAACTACGAGTAATAAAAGACTTTTACTATAAATTTTTTAAAAAATAA
- a CDS encoding HDOD domain-containing protein, whose translation MTKTLIKNIDAIPPLPESVQDVEKIYRDENGTFEDMQKAIEKDPILTADILRIANSPMYGISRTVNSVKQAVSLLGKDAIRAFVLNSAVNASFKIDLSPYGMTKEQFAYACERQLALTINWFVRRQPKQLAVLAPAAFLVDLGRVIISKTLIEDGKAGVIKEALDKAEDISKAEKSACGAQTTDVTATLFNNWQLDPEIIHVIRYSDDPEGTIDEDREMAAQLKAVRETVLPNGEITEESIAAAKATIEEFGLDMESYEKALDIVLNS comes from the coding sequence ATGACAAAGACACTTATAAAAAATATTGATGCAATTCCGCCGCTTCCGGAATCTGTACAGGATGTTGAAAAAATATATAGAGATGAAAACGGCACATTTGAAGATATGCAAAAGGCCATAGAAAAAGATCCTATATTGACGGCGGATATACTTCGTATAGCAAATTCGCCTATGTACGGGATATCCAGAACCGTAAATAGTGTAAAGCAAGCCGTTTCTTTGCTTGGCAAAGATGCTATTAGAGCGTTTGTTTTAAATAGTGCGGTTAATGCAAGTTTTAAGATAGATTTATCGCCGTACGGTATGACAAAAGAGCAGTTTGCCTATGCTTGTGAAAGACAATTGGCGCTTACTATAAATTGGTTTGTCCGTCGCCAGCCAAAACAGTTGGCAGTACTCGCTCCAGCAGCATTTTTGGTTGATTTGGGGCGTGTAATTATCAGTAAAACGCTTATAGAAGACGGCAAAGCAGGCGTTATAAAAGAGGCATTGGACAAAGCAGAAGATATCTCTAAAGCAGAAAAAAGTGCTTGCGGGGCGCAAACAACGGATGTAACGGCGACACTTTTCAACAACTGGCAACTTGATCCTGAAATCATACATGTAATTCGTTATAGCGATGATCCGGAGGGAACCATAGATGAAGATAGAGAGATGGCGGCACAGTTAAAGGCTGTTAGAGAAACAGTTCTTCCAAACGGTGAGATAACAGAAGAGTCCATAGCTGCCGCAAAAGCAACTATCGAAGAGTTTGGGCTTGATATGGAAAGTTACGAAAAAGCACTGGACATAGTTTTAAACTCTTAA